TCCTCAGACGGCAGCGTGGCCATGGTTATGGCAGAGTTCCCCTGGGTGAAGCTCATCGTTAATGATACTAACGTAGGTTTCACCCGGGCCAACAATCAGGCATCATCCCAAGCGCAGGGCGATTATCTGCTCCTGTTGAATCCCGATACAGAGCTACGGGTTGGTTCCTTATCTTCCATGACAGAGTTTATGGAGAAGCACCGCGATGTAGGAGTTCTGGGTCCACAACTGTTGTATGGCGATGGTATCATACAGTCATCGCGTCGACGTTTCCCCACTTTGGCTACAGCCCTTGTAGAGAGCACTATTCTACAGCGCTATATGCCCAACATCGGGTTACTGCGGCGGTACTATATGACTGATACGCCGGATAATGAGATTCAGGAAGTTGACTGGGTGGTTGGGGCGTGCTTTATGGTGCGTCGAGAGGCTCTATCCCAGGTGGGGATGCTAGACGAACGTTACTATATGTATTCCGAGGAACTGGATTGGTGCTATCGTATCAAGCAGGCAGGCTGGCATGTAGTTTATTTCCCTCTGGCTAAGGTCATCCATCACGAGGCGAAAAGCAGCGAGCAGGATATAACCCTGCGCAACATTTATTTCCACGAGAGCAAATGCAGGTTCTTCGGCAAACATTATGGGCGCTGGCAAGAGGTCACCCTGCGGACTTTTATTTTCTTGACGTTTCTGTTTCAATTGTTTGAGGAGAGTTTGAAATTTGTACTCGTGTCGCGCAACCGAGGAATGCGGGTGCAACGCTTATTGATGTTATTGAGGGTGTCCCGTTGGCAGATCAGCCGGCTGCCACTCACTCTGCTAGGGCGATCGTGATAGGCGGGGAGCGATCTTAAGGTGAGGGTCTGTCTTATCAGTGGCGAGTTTCCCCCGATGAAGGGAGGAGTCGGGGATTACAGTGCTTGTTTGGCCGCCGCCTTGACCGACCAGGGCGCAGGGGTGACTGTAGTTACCTATGCTGAAGCGGCTGTTGAGGGGGAGCGCAGGCTGCCATATACAGTTTTGCCCCGGCTGAAGAGTTGGGGATACGACAGCTGGGGGCGCCTATCGTCCATAATAGAGGCGCAACATCCTGACGTTGTCCATATTCAGTATCAGACAGGGGCATATGGAATGCACCCGGCTATCAACCTATGGCCATTATTTATGCGCTGGGCAAGAGCGCAGCCCCAAGTTGTAGTGACCTTTCACGATCTCAAAGTACCCTATCTCTTTCCCAAAGCGGGACGATTAAGAAAGTGGCCCGGCGCAATCCTGGCCTTTCTAGCTGATGCGCTTATCGTTACTAATCATGAGGACGCGGCTACACTGCAGGCGGAGGGAGTAACGTGGGATAGCTGGAGGGCTATGGCGAGGTTCGGAAGGCGGCGGATGTATTTTATTCCTATCGGCAGTAACATCCCCGTTCGTCCGGTCAATGGTTATGAGCGAATCTTGTGGCGCAGTGGCTTGGGACTCCAGGGTGATGTGCCTCTACTATCCTATTTTGGCTTCCTAAAGGAAGACAAGGGCGTGGAAACGCTGCTTAACGGCCTGAGAATATTGTTAGAACGAAATCGTCCAGTAAACTTGCTTATGATAGGTGGTAAGTCTGGAGATTGGGATCGATCGAACTGGGCGTATGCCCAAAGGATGGAGGCGATGACCCAGGAGCCAGCACTTCAGGGGCGGGTATGGTGGACAGGGTTCGGAACGGTGGAGGAGACCTCGGCCCACCTGCTCTGCTCAGATATCTGCGTGTTGCCCTTTAAGGAGGGTGCCTCCCTGCGGCATGGAACATTGGTAGCGGCCTTGGTGCACGGCTTACCAATCATCACGACCCACTGCCCTGATGTTGCCAAAGGAAGTCGTCTTGATGATCGAAACGCTCGTATTCTACCAGAGTTACGCTTGGAGCAGAAAGTAGTGATGGTTCCCCCGGATGACCCCCTGACCCTGGCTGAGGCCATTGAGAATTTGCTTGATTCACCAGAAAGGCGAGCTTCCCTTAGCCAGCAGGCGTCGAGCTTGGCCGCAGCGTTGTCCTGGGACAGCATCGCCAGGAAGACGCTGGAGGTCTACGCAGAGGTTATGAACTAATCTTGTACTATGTAGTTCTGATAAGGCGATTAGCTGGTGAATGAGGGCATCAAAAAAGTGGAGGCCAGTAGTCAGGGCACTTCCTCCCTGGCGAAGCGCGATTGGTTGTGGCTAATTGCGCTGGTCTTCATTATTGTTTTGAGTTTTGGGCTCCATCTATATCATATCGAAGCGCAAAGCCTTTGGTGGGATGAGACACTAAGCTACCATCGCGCTCACTCAGACATCGGCTACATTCTCTCAAACAAGATTGTGATCGACAACGTTGTCACAATCGACCAGCATCCACCCCTTTATTTCCTCTTATTGCATTTCTGCCTGAAACTATTCGGTAAGAGCGAGTTCGCCATTCGCTTTCTATCGGTTATAACCACGATTCTTACCATACCAATGCTCTATACTCTCGGCCGCTCCTTATTTGACCGTTGGGTAGGATTCATGGCAGCCTTTTTGGCTGCCCTCTCACCCTACTATCTTTGGTATGGGCAAGAGGCCCGTCCCTACGCCCTGTTTGGACTTCTCAGTGCACTCTCGCTGTATCTTGTTTTCAAAGTAGTAACAAGGGACGGACCTGGTTATTATCTGAGCTATGTCATTATAGTCGTACTTATGCTCTTAACTCATTATCTCGCAGCGTTGGTCGTGCTGGCGGAGTTGTTCTACTTTATCGCCTATGCATTTCTAAAGCGGCGATGGAAGGTGCTTTGGGCCGTCACCGCCTTGGGCATTCTGGCTATTCCTTTTGTACCAACCGCTCTATATGCCATTCGGGCCTTCCTGGCCCTGCCTGGTCCAGCATTGGAAGTGAATCTCCAGGATATGCTTCGTGATCTGGCTGTCTCCTTTAGCTTTGGTATCACTGTCGATCAGTTCCAGGTCCTGCCTTACGCGGCCATCCTCGGGGTATTGATGCTGGCGGCGTTTTGGGACCTAGCTTCATCAGCCAAGCGATCGGGAGCCCTCTTGCTCCTGTTTGGCTTAATTGTGCCGATTGTTTTGCTCTATATCTTCTCCCGCTATAAAGTGGTCTATAATACACGCTATGCTGTTTTTCTATCCTCACCATACTATTTGCTGTTGAGCCTTGGTGTTGTTCGCCTTGGACGATGGAAGGCGATTTTGGCAGCTGCAACACTGGTCTACTTTCTTACGATATCAGGCTATGGGACGTACGACTACCTATTCGTACATAACAACACCAAACAGAATTTTCGGGCCGCAGTTGGGTATATAGTTGAGCATTCTCTCCCAGGTGATGCGGTGGTGTTGAACGACAGCAAGATTTACACCGCCTTCGAATACTATGATAAGGCTCATCTACCGTGGTATGGGGTTCCTCGGCAGGGTACGCAGGCCGTACCAGAGACCATCTGGCGTGATATTGAGCGGATCGGCAATCAGCATGAGCGAATCTGGCTGCTCCAGGCGATGGCTAAGAGCATTGATCCATTAGGATTGACGAAGAAGACGCTGGAAAACCACTATGCGAAGACAGATGAGCGCATCTTTACCGGGGAGAGCTATGCGATAGAGGTCTATCTCTATAACACGTCACCCTACGTCGTCCAGTCCTTGCCATCTGGCGCTAATCCCGTGGCCGTCAATTATGATAACAGGCTGAACCTGCTTGGTTATCGTCTCGATTCGATCCGCGGTGCGCCTGATCGCCTTTCTCTGATCTTATTTTGGCAGGCTAAGAGTGCTCCTCTGGCCAGCTATAGCGTCGTCAGCAGCCTGACTGATAGCGAAGGTTATGCTTGGGCGATCGCTGATGCGGAACCGTTTAATGGATTCTACCCGACCTCGCGTTGGGAGGCAGGGGAGATTGTGGCTGACAGACGAGAGATACAGATCACCCCAGGGGCACCGCCTGGGATCTATACGCTGCAGGTGGGTGTCCACCAGGTAGGCAGTGAAAGAAGGCTAGTTATCAGGGGAAATGATGGCCGACCACCGGGCGAATTTGCAGCGCTTGGGAAGCAGTACATCGGCAGCACTTTTTCTATAGCTGAGGCGAAGGCAGCTGTATTGGGACAACGCTGGCAGGCAGATTTCGGAGGCAAAATTATTTTAGCGGGTAGCGACTGGCCTGTAGGGAAGATTAAGCCGGGGGATCGCTTGAACATTCGCCTGTTTTGGCAGTCTAAACAAGGGGGGCTGGCTGATTATACAGTGAGATTGTATCTCGTATCTATGAGCGGACGGACGGAACTTGAGCAATCTACCCCAATCAGCCGTGTTTATGCCAGTACTCGTTGGCGCCCGGGAGAGATTGTGGGAGCTCACTACGCCTTGACCATCCCAGCGCAGGTTAAGAGTGGAGAGTACCACCTGCTGATCAGCCTGAGCCCGGCGACATCGCAGAGGCTCCTACCCGTGCACCAGGGATGGTGGCCATTCGCCAGGAATCGCCTCGTGCTTGGAGACATTTCTGTGAGTGACATTCCCCGTACATATACAGTCCCGCCAGGGCTATTCCTCGTCGCGGCCAGGTTGGATGATCAGGCGGAGTTGCTTGGCTATAGTGTAGACGATGGATGGCAAGTCGCTGAAGCAACGAAAGGGACTGTGCCAGAAATTAGGGCTGGCGACCCGCTGGCGAAACATCTTAAGGTCACATTGCAATGGCGCGCCTTAAGGGAGATGGATATCGGCTATACGGTCTTTCTGCAACTGCTTGATGCTCAGGGGGTGCTGGTCGCTCAAGACGATGGGCTCCCTCAGGGTGGGGCTCGCCCGACGACTGGCTGGGTAGAAGGGGAGATCGTCGCCGATACCCATGAGCTTGTAAACGCC
The DNA window shown above is from Chloroflexota bacterium and carries:
- a CDS encoding glycosyltransferase family 2 protein encodes the protein MMVILSLKDLVVKFSERPGYAIRCAAVERLILQGGDRACVIIRTLVEATVEFQDLEDLILLLSIVIVSWNVKDLLRACLRSVETEVRRSGLSVEVLVVDNASSDGSVAMVMAEFPWVKLIVNDTNVGFTRANNQASSQAQGDYLLLLNPDTELRVGSLSSMTEFMEKHRDVGVLGPQLLYGDGIIQSSRRRFPTLATALVESTILQRYMPNIGLLRRYYMTDTPDNEIQEVDWVVGACFMVRREALSQVGMLDERYYMYSEELDWCYRIKQAGWHVVYFPLAKVIHHEAKSSEQDITLRNIYFHESKCRFFGKHYGRWQEVTLRTFIFLTFLFQLFEESLKFVLVSRNRGMRVQRLLMLLRVSRWQISRLPLTLLGRS
- a CDS encoding glycosyltransferase → MRVCLISGEFPPMKGGVGDYSACLAAALTDQGAGVTVVTYAEAAVEGERRLPYTVLPRLKSWGYDSWGRLSSIIEAQHPDVVHIQYQTGAYGMHPAINLWPLFMRWARAQPQVVVTFHDLKVPYLFPKAGRLRKWPGAILAFLADALIVTNHEDAATLQAEGVTWDSWRAMARFGRRRMYFIPIGSNIPVRPVNGYERILWRSGLGLQGDVPLLSYFGFLKEDKGVETLLNGLRILLERNRPVNLLMIGGKSGDWDRSNWAYAQRMEAMTQEPALQGRVWWTGFGTVEETSAHLLCSDICVLPFKEGASLRHGTLVAALVHGLPIITTHCPDVAKGSRLDDRNARILPELRLEQKVVMVPPDDPLTLAEAIENLLDSPERRASLSQQASSLAAALSWDSIARKTLEVYAEVMN
- a CDS encoding glycosyltransferase family 39 protein; this translates as MNEGIKKVEASSQGTSSLAKRDWLWLIALVFIIVLSFGLHLYHIEAQSLWWDETLSYHRAHSDIGYILSNKIVIDNVVTIDQHPPLYFLLLHFCLKLFGKSEFAIRFLSVITTILTIPMLYTLGRSLFDRWVGFMAAFLAALSPYYLWYGQEARPYALFGLLSALSLYLVFKVVTRDGPGYYLSYVIIVVLMLLTHYLAALVVLAELFYFIAYAFLKRRWKVLWAVTALGILAIPFVPTALYAIRAFLALPGPALEVNLQDMLRDLAVSFSFGITVDQFQVLPYAAILGVLMLAAFWDLASSAKRSGALLLLFGLIVPIVLLYIFSRYKVVYNTRYAVFLSSPYYLLLSLGVVRLGRWKAILAAATLVYFLTISGYGTYDYLFVHNNTKQNFRAAVGYIVEHSLPGDAVVLNDSKIYTAFEYYDKAHLPWYGVPRQGTQAVPETIWRDIERIGNQHERIWLLQAMAKSIDPLGLTKKTLENHYAKTDERIFTGESYAIEVYLYNTSPYVVQSLPSGANPVAVNYDNRLNLLGYRLDSIRGAPDRLSLILFWQAKSAPLASYSVVSSLTDSEGYAWAIADAEPFNGFYPTSRWEAGEIVADRREIQITPGAPPGIYTLQVGVHQVGSERRLVIRGNDGRPPGEFAALGKQYIGSTFSIAEAKAAVLGQRWQADFGGKIILAGSDWPVGKIKPGDRLNIRLFWQSKQGGLADYTVRLYLVSMSGRTELEQSTPISRVYASTRWRPGEIVGAHYALTIPAQVKSGEYHLLISLSPATSQRLLPVHQGWWPFARNRLVLGDISVSDIPRTYTVPPGLFLVAARLDDQAELLGYSVDDGWQVAEATKGTVPEIRAGDPLAKHLKVTLQWRALREMDIGYTVFLQLLDAQGVLVAQDDGLPQGGARPTTGWVEGEIVADTHELVNADWLAPGKYTLIAGMYDSSTSERLRTADGHDYILLGEVVLPSTKR